Proteins from one Trueperaceae bacterium genomic window:
- a CDS encoding carbohydrate ABC transporter permease — MASLQSARRRRAPLDIGRLLAYVLLTIGSVVMAFPFVWMILSAFKPVKEIFRFGFWPKVWTLANFSDVLLNTQFPRWFLNSLIVAGISTVSVLFFASLVGYTLTRLRFPGRNIIFLLILSTLMIPTEMLVIPWYVMSTEYGWVNTFWGIAFPGLIPAFGVFLMRQFFESLPRDLFDAGRVDGVSEFGLFWRVGLPLVGPGLAALGIFNFVGNWNAYLWPLIVAKSPSMRTIPVGVAFFSGEAGTEWNLIMAAAALAVIPVLLVFFIFQRQIIEGVVLTGVKG, encoded by the coding sequence ATGGCCTCGCTCCAGAGCGCCCGGCGGCGCCGGGCACCCCTCGACATCGGCCGCCTGTTGGCCTACGTGCTCCTCACCATCGGCAGCGTGGTCATGGCGTTCCCGTTCGTGTGGATGATCCTGTCGGCCTTCAAGCCCGTCAAGGAGATCTTCCGCTTCGGGTTCTGGCCCAAGGTGTGGACGCTCGCCAACTTCAGCGACGTCCTGCTCAACACGCAGTTCCCCCGCTGGTTCCTGAATAGCCTCATCGTGGCCGGCATCTCGACCGTGTCGGTGCTGTTCTTCGCCTCGCTCGTCGGCTACACGCTCACGCGCCTGCGTTTCCCCGGGCGCAACATCATCTTCCTGCTCATCCTCAGCACGCTCATGATCCCCACCGAGATGCTCGTCATCCCGTGGTACGTCATGTCGACCGAGTACGGCTGGGTCAACACCTTCTGGGGCATCGCCTTCCCGGGCCTCATCCCTGCCTTCGGCGTCTTCCTCATGCGCCAGTTCTTCGAGTCGCTGCCGCGCGACCTGTTCGACGCCGGCCGCGTGGACGGCGTGAGCGAGTTCGGGCTGTTCTGGCGCGTCGGGCTGCCGCTCGTGGGGCCCGGCCTTGCCGCGCTCGGCATCTTCAACTTCGTGGGCAACTGGAACGCCTACCTCTGGCCGCTCATCGTGGCCAAGTCGCCCAGCATGCGCACCATCCCCGTCGGGGTGGCGTTCTTCTCGGGCGAGGCCGGCACGGAGTGGAACCTCATCATGGCCGCGGCCGCCCTGGCCGTGATCCCCGTGCTGCTCGTGTTCTTCATCTTCCAGCGCCAGATCATCGAGGGCGTGGTCCTCACCGGGGTG
- a CDS encoding sugar ABC transporter permease, whose product MRSSEGVRRRRGLSLTSREALWAYAFLLLPLAFFLFFRFWPAIQSLKLSLYTWHVDPEQRTFIGLQYYREMYQNFVAKGDLFKALRNMLFYFLIVVFGQVTLGMFSAVLLNSVNWFKGLFRAIYFAPYVTPAAAVAWVWGWMYSVNFGIFNKFLSDWSGFVTGIGLPWLAISPQPFLTSPQQALVAVAAVVVWQQLGFQVVIFLAGLQGIPRPMLEAAAIDGANGWQRFWNVTFPLLNPVIVFSLIISTISTLQMFDQVQNINFTDQGGPLGSTLTIALYMYQQAFQKFRIGYAAAVTVLLFAIILVITLIQLRLTQRKVEY is encoded by the coding sequence ATGAGGAGTTCGGAAGGCGTGAGGCGCCGCCGAGGACTATCTTTGACGTCGCGTGAGGCGCTATGGGCGTACGCGTTCCTGCTCCTCCCGCTGGCGTTCTTCCTGTTCTTCAGGTTCTGGCCCGCGATCCAATCTCTCAAGCTGTCGCTATACACCTGGCACGTCGACCCGGAGCAGCGCACCTTCATCGGGCTGCAGTACTACCGGGAGATGTACCAGAACTTCGTCGCCAAGGGCGACCTATTCAAGGCGCTGAGGAACATGCTCTTCTACTTCCTCATCGTCGTGTTCGGCCAGGTCACGCTCGGCATGTTCAGCGCCGTGCTGCTCAACTCCGTCAACTGGTTCAAGGGCCTGTTCCGCGCCATCTACTTCGCCCCGTACGTGACGCCGGCCGCCGCCGTCGCGTGGGTGTGGGGCTGGATGTACTCGGTCAACTTCGGTATCTTCAACAAGTTCCTCTCCGATTGGAGCGGCTTCGTCACGGGCATCGGGCTGCCGTGGCTGGCCATCTCGCCGCAACCGTTCCTCACCAGCCCCCAGCAGGCGCTCGTGGCCGTGGCCGCCGTCGTCGTGTGGCAGCAGCTCGGCTTCCAGGTGGTCATCTTCCTCGCCGGTCTGCAGGGCATCCCGCGCCCCATGCTCGAGGCCGCCGCCATCGACGGCGCCAACGGCTGGCAGCGCTTCTGGAACGTCACGTTCCCCCTCCTGAACCCGGTCATCGTGTTCTCACTCATCATCTCGACCATCTCGACCTTGCAGATGTTCGACCAGGTGCAGAACATCAACTTCACCGACCAGGGCGGGCCGCTCGGCAGCACCCTCACGATCGCGCTCTACATGTACCAGCAGGCGTTCCAGAAGTTCCGGATCGGCTACGCCGCCGCCGTGACCGTGCTGCTGTTCGCGATCATCCTCGTGATAACGCTCATCCAGCTGCGGCTCACGCAAAGGAAGGTCGAGTACTGA